One Calditrichia bacterium DNA window includes the following coding sequences:
- a CDS encoding isoaspartyl peptidase/L-asparaginase, which yields MPLSIKILTLVIFITCVLTGAEMAKKKLPQQSTEKPIAIAIHGGAGTILKSKMTPEKERAYRDALQFALETGYAILQKGGSSLDAVEATIRTMEDSPLFNAGKGAVFTNAGTNEMDASIMDGKTRQAGAVARVTHVKNPISLARKVMINSPHVFLVGEGAEDFARENEIELVAPEYFRTDERWQQLQKIKQAEDSGHNREIHLDHDSDHKFGTVGVVALDREGNLAAGTSTGGMTNKRYGRIGDSPVIGAGTYADNATCAVSATGHGEYFIRGVVAYDIAAMMQYKNISLNEAADAVIMEKLTKMGGTGGVISLDREGNIAMPFNTAGMYRGYVDRNGNYTIKIYKE from the coding sequence ATGCCTTTATCAATTAAAATATTGACTTTGGTGATATTTATTACGTGTGTACTTACCGGAGCAGAAATGGCAAAAAAGAAGTTGCCGCAACAATCAACAGAAAAACCGATTGCGATTGCCATTCACGGTGGTGCCGGCACCATTTTGAAATCGAAAATGACGCCGGAAAAAGAACGGGCATATCGTGATGCGCTCCAATTTGCGTTGGAAACGGGTTACGCCATTTTGCAAAAAGGTGGCAGCAGTCTGGACGCAGTTGAGGCAACCATTCGCACAATGGAAGATTCGCCGTTGTTTAACGCGGGAAAAGGCGCTGTATTTACCAATGCAGGCACCAACGAAATGGATGCCTCAATTATGGATGGCAAAACCCGGCAAGCTGGCGCGGTTGCGCGGGTAACGCACGTCAAAAATCCGATAAGCCTCGCGCGAAAAGTAATGATAAATTCTCCGCATGTTTTTCTGGTTGGCGAAGGCGCGGAAGATTTCGCCCGCGAAAATGAAATTGAATTGGTCGCACCCGAATATTTTCGCACGGATGAGCGTTGGCAGCAGTTGCAAAAAATCAAACAAGCGGAAGATAGCGGACACAACCGGGAAATTCATCTAGATCACGATAGCGACCATAAATTCGGGACTGTTGGCGTTGTTGCGCTGGATCGTGAGGGCAACCTTGCAGCCGGGACATCCACCGGCGGAATGACCAACAAGCGCTACGGGCGCATCGGCGATTCACCGGTAATCGGCGCCGGAACGTATGCGGATAATGCCACCTGCGCAGTTTCTGCCACCGGTCATGGCGAATATTTTATCCGGGGCGTTGTCGCCTATGATATCGCCGCAATGATGCAATACAAAAACATCAGTTTGAATGAAGCAGCAGATGCTGTTATCATGGAAAAATTGACGAAAATGGGCGGAACCGGCGGCGTGATTTCGCTGGATCGCGAGGGCAATATTGCCATGCCATTCAACACGGCAGGCATGTATCGCGGATACGTTGACCGCAATGGAAATTACACGATCAAAATCTATAAAGAATAA
- the trmB gene encoding tRNA (guanosine(46)-N7)-methyltransferase TrmB produces MEQQFYLSHSLNAKCLPDYPVDWDALFVRSAPLAVEIGFGNGEFLVDWATKKPDWNLVGFELSMESIERVCKRIAQSAKANVVPLHEDARFGIRELFPDNSIEHVMMNFPDPWPKDRHKKRRLLDENFADILAMTLKPGCPYELVTDQQWYAEHAFELFSASANFTTTEIELNPIRDVTTKYERKWRELGRSSYRVIAIKNKSAIVPRLLENSEMPHAFVEDNNIPQKVEKLVGFTYTGSDILYVVKDVFTDVLNGSYLLNVVAKDRDYQQNILVGIYRHKSERWIVKLDKIIQPYRTPAVKAAVWGIGKQLND; encoded by the coding sequence ATGGAACAACAATTCTATTTAAGCCATTCTCTCAACGCCAAATGTTTACCTGACTATCCGGTAGATTGGGACGCTTTATTTGTCCGAAGTGCCCCGCTTGCTGTGGAAATCGGGTTTGGAAATGGGGAATTTCTGGTAGATTGGGCAACCAAAAAGCCCGACTGGAATCTGGTGGGATTCGAACTTTCGATGGAATCTATCGAACGGGTTTGCAAGCGGATTGCTCAGTCGGCTAAAGCAAACGTGGTTCCCCTGCACGAAGATGCCCGGTTCGGGATTCGCGAACTCTTTCCGGATAATTCTATTGAGCATGTGATGATGAATTTTCCTGACCCATGGCCAAAAGATCGCCACAAAAAACGCCGTTTGCTCGATGAAAATTTTGCCGATATTCTGGCGATGACATTAAAGCCAGGTTGCCCGTACGAACTGGTTACCGATCAGCAATGGTACGCCGAACATGCGTTTGAATTATTTTCTGCATCGGCAAATTTCACAACAACCGAAATTGAACTTAACCCGATACGAGATGTTACAACAAAATACGAACGCAAATGGCGGGAGTTGGGCAGAAGCAGCTATCGCGTTATTGCAATCAAAAATAAATCGGCTATCGTGCCAAGATTACTGGAGAATTCTGAAATGCCACACGCCTTTGTCGAAGATAACAATATTCCGCAAAAAGTGGAAAAATTAGTCGGGTTCACTTACACTGGTTCCGATATTTTATATGTGGTAAAAGATGTATTTACAGATGTTTTGAATGGTAGCTATCTGCTAAATGTTGTCGCTAAAGATCGCGATTATCAACAAAATATTTTGGTTGGCATTTATCGCCACAAATCCGAACGCTGGATTGTTAAGCTGGATAAAATAATTCAACCGTATCGCACACCGGCGGTAAAAGCAGCTGTCTGGGGCATTGGAAAACAGTTGAACGATTGA
- a CDS encoding TRAP transporter fused permease subunit, translating to MSQISRLSESGFFAPVYRWLAVLLCIFVLAEVNYPMLTPQGDLAIFSLLGLALVFLQKLPVKKRWQKWLMGGVLLATAITFGFVVVQNEPFFGEFWLGGRSLGDRAGLEQAPDFWIGLAGLLIVLIAAWRAIGFTLPLLAGIFLLYAAFGPLMPDWFFPHRGYDWQRIVSQTFLHSQGVFGVALRVMFTYVFLFVLFGTLLSQTGATDFVINFARRVFRGSAGGPAKVAVLSSGLMGSLSGSAVANTATTGTFTIPLMRSAGFRPEIAGGVEAAASSGGALVPPIMGAGAYMMLEIIDPPVTYLQIIRAAILPAVLYYVALLFIVHLQAKKQGVTDVPDAPKNAGSRFPGVVFAAAFVALIVLLVVGFTPFRAVSLSLLVIVLVGALRPATRLSPKKIVAAAVEAAQSGVALVAAAACVGIILGVVTLTGIGSKLPAAILPLAQDNRLLALILLMISTIILGMGLPSAVCYLLMATLVGPVLGELGVVPLAAHLFIFYFGMMSMVTPPVALAAYTAAAIARSGIMATGLAAFRFSLVGFALPFAFVLRPELLLMNDFDNFADWLHVITQLLFSLTGIIALAAAIVGFGFTRLRFSTRFIGLIASLLLLLTPEDFADGWAQLGALTVTIAAAVVNFRKYRNQPTG from the coding sequence ATGAGCCAAATTTCACGCCTTTCCGAATCCGGTTTTTTTGCGCCTGTTTATCGCTGGCTGGCTGTGCTGCTCTGCATTTTTGTGCTCGCCGAAGTGAATTATCCGATGCTCACGCCGCAGGGCGATCTGGCGATTTTTTCACTGCTCGGTCTTGCGCTGGTTTTTCTCCAAAAACTGCCGGTTAAAAAGCGCTGGCAAAAATGGCTGATGGGCGGCGTTTTGCTCGCAACCGCGATCACTTTTGGCTTTGTGGTTGTGCAAAATGAGCCGTTTTTCGGCGAATTTTGGCTCGGCGGAAGATCGCTGGGAGATCGCGCGGGTTTGGAGCAAGCCCCGGATTTCTGGATCGGGCTTGCCGGATTGCTGATTGTGTTGATCGCCGCGTGGCGGGCAATCGGTTTCACGTTGCCGCTATTGGCCGGCATATTTTTGCTGTATGCCGCGTTTGGTCCCCTCATGCCGGATTGGTTTTTCCCGCATCGCGGATACGATTGGCAGCGCATCGTCAGCCAAACGTTTTTGCACAGTCAGGGCGTTTTTGGCGTGGCGCTGCGAGTGATGTTCACTTACGTTTTTTTGTTTGTGCTATTCGGCACGCTGCTGAGCCAAACCGGCGCAACAGATTTTGTGATCAATTTTGCCCGGCGAGTTTTTCGGGGCAGCGCCGGTGGTCCGGCAAAAGTTGCAGTGCTTAGCAGCGGGCTGATGGGATCGCTGTCCGGCAGTGCGGTTGCAAACACGGCAACCACTGGTACTTTCACTATCCCGTTGATGCGCAGTGCCGGTTTTCGCCCGGAAATTGCCGGTGGCGTGGAAGCCGCAGCCAGCTCCGGCGGCGCGCTCGTTCCGCCAATTATGGGCGCCGGCGCATACATGATGCTGGAAATTATCGATCCGCCGGTAACGTATTTGCAAATTATCCGCGCAGCAATTTTACCGGCTGTGCTGTATTATGTGGCGTTGCTGTTTATCGTGCACCTGCAGGCCAAAAAGCAGGGCGTAACAGATGTGCCGGATGCCCCGAAAAATGCCGGTTCGCGATTTCCCGGCGTGGTTTTCGCGGCGGCGTTTGTTGCTTTAATTGTGTTGCTTGTTGTCGGATTCACCCCGTTCCGGGCTGTTAGCCTCAGTTTATTGGTGATTGTTTTGGTGGGTGCGTTAAGGCCTGCCACCCGGCTTTCGCCAAAAAAAATAGTGGCTGCCGCCGTCGAAGCTGCCCAAAGTGGTGTGGCGCTGGTTGCTGCCGCCGCATGTGTGGGCATTATTCTCGGCGTGGTGACGCTCACGGGAATCGGCAGCAAATTGCCCGCTGCCATTTTGCCGCTGGCGCAGGATAACCGCTTGCTTGCCCTCATTTTGCTGATGATTTCCACCATTATTTTGGGAATGGGTTTGCCCTCGGCGGTGTGCTATTTGCTGATGGCGACGCTCGTTGGCCCGGTGCTCGGCGAGCTTGGCGTGGTGCCTTTGGCGGCGCATTTGTTCATTTTTTATTTCGGGATGATGTCTATGGTAACCCCGCCTGTGGCGCTGGCCGCATATACCGCAGCGGCAATTGCGCGATCGGGAATTATGGCAACCGGATTGGCGGCTTTCCGCTTTTCTTTGGTGGGATTTGCGCTACCGTTTGCTTTTGTGCTTCGTCCGGAACTGCTGCTGATGAACGATTTCGATAATTTCGCAGATTGGCTGCATGTGATCACCCAACTCCTTTTTTCGTTGACCGGGATTATTGCGTTAGCTGCAGCAATTGTTGGTTTTGGATTTACGCGGCTCAGGTTTTCAACCCGATTTATCGGCTTGATTGCCAGCCTGCTGTTGTTGCTGACGCCGGAAGATTTTGCAGATGGTTGGGCACAACTCGGCGCTCTGACTGTTACGATTGCCGCCGCAGTTGTGAATTTTCGCAAGTATCGTAACCAGCCTACCGGTTGA